Within the Chromobacterium paludis genome, the region AACCGGCCAGATTGCGCACGCCCAGCGCGCTCATCAGGCGGTAGCGCTTCTCCATTTCGCCCACGCACCAGTTCAAGGCATTGGCCGCCAGCTTCATGTCCGTCACCACCGGCGCCAGCAGATGCGGGATGTCGTTGTAGACCGACAGCTCCAGCATCTTGGGGTCGATCATGATGAAACGCACTTCGTCCGGCGTGGCCTTGTACAGCATGGACAGAATCATGGCGTTGACGCCCACCGATTTGCCGGAGCCGGTGGTGCCGGCCACCAGCAGGTGCGGCGCCTTGGCCAGGTCCGTCACCACCGGCTGGCCGGTGATGTCCTTGCCCAGGGCCAGTGTCAGCCGCGAGGCGTTTTGCTGGAACACGTCGGCCGAGAAAATCTCCGACAGCCGTATCATTTGCCGCTTGGGGTTGGGTAGCTCCAGGCCCATGCAAGTCTTGCCGGGGATGGTCTCCACCACGCGGATGGATGCCAGGCCCAGCGCGCGCGACAAATCCTTCATCAGGTTCACCACCTGGTTGCCGCGCACGCCCACCGCCGGCTCCACCTCGTAACGGGTGATCACCGGGCCGGCGTAAGCGTCCACCACGCTGACCTTGACTTTGAACTCGGCACACTTTTCCTCGATCACGATGCCGCGCTCGATCAACTCATCCTGGCTGCATGCTTCCTGCGCCATGTCGGCCGGGCTCAGCAGCGCCAAGCCCGGCAGCATGGATTCGTCATAAGCCGGCCGCTCGATAAAGACTTCCTCGCGCTCGGCCTTCGCGGCCACCAAGGCCTCCGCCCAGGCCGGCAGAGCCGACTGAGCAGGCTCGGTCCGCTCGTCGGCCACCGCGGGCAGTTGGAAGGCGTCGCGCTCAGCCTTCTCGAACTGAGCCGCAGGCTGCGCTTCTTGAGCCTGCGCCGGCGCTTCGGCGGCGCCACTCTCGTCCAGCAGCACCCACGGCATGGGGTTGGCGGCAAGGCTGGCAGCCGCCGCAGCCAACGCGGTGGCGCTCTCCTCGCTGCGATCCGGGACCTCGGGCAGAATGGTTTGCTGCTGGATCACCGGCGCGTCATCTTCCCTTTGCAGCACGACATCGCGCGTCTGCGGCCAGCGCCAGGGCGTGCGCGGCGCGGCATCTGCGGCCGGCTCGGTCGCCTCGTCCATATCCGCCAGCGCCGCATCGGCTTGCATCGCCGCCGCAGGCCCCTCCGGAATCGGTGCCGCCGCCTCGTCCGCGCCCTCCCCGGATGCGGTTGCCATCGGTTCGGGCGCCGCTGGCGCCTCGGGATGGATGGCCGTGACCGGATCGGCAAGCGGGGCCGACGCCGCGCGGATGGCGTGTTGTTCGCCGGCCGCCGCGGGCGGCGCTTCCAACCGCGGCGGAGGCGACGGCTCGACCGGCAGCGCCGGTTTCGAAACGGGGTGCGCCGTGGACTGGCGCAAAGGCTCCAGCACCACCATGGGCCGCACTGGCTCCACGTTGACTTCGGGTTTGGCGCGCGGAACCGGCGCCAGCTCGACCGGCGGCAAAGGCTTGGCTGCAGGCTTGGCGCTGCGACGATGCGCATGCAGGCTGGCAACCGCCTCTCTGACTTCATCGCTGGCGATGGTGGGCATCGGGTCGCTGGACACGCTGGCGGGCTCCACGCCGCGCGCGCGCTGACGGCGTCGGTAATCCTGCTGCAGATTGCTCTGCATTTCGGACAAGCCTATCACCGGCAGATCTTTGCCCTGCTCGCTGCGCGGCGTTGGCTGCAGCTTCTTGCGGTACTCGCGCGACAGCTGCAGCGTCGGCAGCTCCGCGGGCGGGGTTGCGCGCGGCGCGCCGGAGGGCTTGGGCAGGGTCACGGTTTCTCGCCGCGCCGATGGCGCGTCGACGCGCGGCGGCGCCTGGCTCGGCTTGGGCAAGGCCGCCTCAGCCGGCTGCGTCGTGACAGCGGGCGCGGCGGCGGGCGGCTTCATGGGCGCCATGGGCGCGGGGGAGACTGTCTCACTCGCCTCAGGCTGAGTCTCGGGCGGCTTCGCCGCGCCGGCTTCTTCGGCGAAATAATCGGGCTCGTAACGCTCCGCCCTGCCCTCCACGCCCAGCATCCGGTCCAACTTTCGCGTCAATTGCGGCAACGATACCCGTCCGCTCCAGACCAGCCAGGCGGCCACGCCCGACAACAGCAACAGAATGACTACAAACCACACAGTCGAAAACCCCGAATCGCGCTCGCCCGCGGCGGCGGGCACAGCAATATTGTCCATGGCGGCAAGATGGCGGCGACCGCCTCCCAAGCGCCAATCACTTTATATCCGAATTGTAACGATTTTAGCGCTGCCGCGGCAGTCGAGAACGCTTCGCAATCAGCGCCAAATCCAATATTGCACCGCCAGAGCGAACCAGGCGGCGATCACATCGTCCACCATCACGCCGAAACCGCCGCCCACGCGCGCGTCGAACCAGCGTATCGGCCACGGCTTGACGATGTCGAACAGGCGAAACAGGGCAAAAGCCACCAACCAACCCAGCCAGCTGGCCGGCGCGAAGGCCAGCACCAGCAGCATGCCCACCACCTCGTCCCACACGATGCCGCCGTAGTCGTGCACGCCCAGCGCCTTGCCGGTGACGTCGCAAACGTAAACGCCGATCAGAAACAGCGGCAGGCACAAGGCCGTCAACGTCCATCCGGTGACGCCCAACGCATGCAGCGGGAAAAACAGCGGAAAAGCCACCAAGGTGCCCCAGGTGCCGGGCGCCTTGCGCATCAGGCCGCTGCCGAAGCCGAAGGCCAGCAGATGAGCCGGGTTGCGCAACAAAAAACGCCAGTCTGGCTGGAGTTTCAGAGTTTCAGCCGAAGTGGTCATAACCTTCCTTGTCCAGTTTCACTTGTCCCCCGGCCGCGTCCAGCAGGCGCGCGCCCCGCCCCGCCAGCACGCGGCCGATGCGGGCCACGCGGCAGCCGCAGTCCGCCGCGGCGGCCTCTATGGCAGAGCGTTGCGCGGGGGGCGCGGTGAACACCAGTTCATAATCGTCGCCGCCGGCGGCCAGGCAGGACAGGAATTCCGCCCGCCTCGCCTCCAGCGCCGGATGCGAGGGCAGCGCGTCCGCCCAGACTTCCGCCGCCACGGCGGACTCGTCCAGAATATGCCCCAGGTCCGCCAGCAGGCCGTCCGACACGTCGGCTGCCGCATGCGCCAGCGGCAGCAGCGCCGCGCCCAGCGCCAGACGCGGCTCGGGGTATTCGAGTTTGTGTTGGGCGGCGGCCAACAGTTCCGCGTCGTTT harbors:
- a CDS encoding phosphatidylglycerophosphatase A family protein encodes the protein MTTSAETLKLQPDWRFLLRNPAHLLAFGFGSGLMRKAPGTWGTLVAFPLFFPLHALGVTGWTLTALCLPLFLIGVYVCDVTGKALGVHDYGGIVWDEVVGMLLVLAFAPASWLGWLVAFALFRLFDIVKPWPIRWFDARVGGGFGVMVDDVIAAWFALAVQYWIWR
- a CDS encoding DNA translocase FtsK, which produces MWFVVILLLLSGVAAWLVWSGRVSLPQLTRKLDRMLGVEGRAERYEPDYFAEEAGAAKPPETQPEASETVSPAPMAPMKPPAAAPAVTTQPAEAALPKPSQAPPRVDAPSARRETVTLPKPSGAPRATPPAELPTLQLSREYRKKLQPTPRSEQGKDLPVIGLSEMQSNLQQDYRRRQRARGVEPASVSSDPMPTIASDEVREAVASLHAHRRSAKPAAKPLPPVELAPVPRAKPEVNVEPVRPMVVLEPLRQSTAHPVSKPALPVEPSPPPRLEAPPAAAGEQHAIRAASAPLADPVTAIHPEAPAAPEPMATASGEGADEAAAPIPEGPAAAMQADAALADMDEATEPAADAAPRTPWRWPQTRDVVLQREDDAPVIQQQTILPEVPDRSEESATALAAAAASLAANPMPWVLLDESGAAEAPAQAQEAQPAAQFEKAERDAFQLPAVADERTEPAQSALPAWAEALVAAKAEREEVFIERPAYDESMLPGLALLSPADMAQEACSQDELIERGIVIEEKCAEFKVKVSVVDAYAGPVITRYEVEPAVGVRGNQVVNLMKDLSRALGLASIRVVETIPGKTCMGLELPNPKRQMIRLSEIFSADVFQQNASRLTLALGKDITGQPVVTDLAKAPHLLVAGTTGSGKSVGVNAMILSMLYKATPDEVRFIMIDPKMLELSVYNDIPHLLAPVVTDMKLAANALNWCVGEMEKRYRLMSALGVRNLAGYNQKVREAAAQGRRIPNPFSLTPETPEPLDKLPFIVVVVDEFADLMMVAGKKIEELIARLAQKARAAGIHLILATQRPSVDVITGLIKANIPTRIAFQVSSKVDSRTILDQMGAESLLGQGDMLYLPPGTGYPQRVHGAFVTDDEVHAVVEHLKQYGEPDYVEGLLTGESEADDASADATAKAQAATESDPLYDEAVEIVLRTRKPSISGVQRHLRIGYNRAARLIEEMEAAGIVSPMESNGNRTVLAPQRDF